Proteins from a genomic interval of Bradyrhizobium sp. G127:
- the tmk gene encoding dTMP kinase, protein MTEVPKARKPVRGRFITFEGGEGSGKSTQIQMLAERLNAAKLRTITTREPGGSAGAEIVRHLLLSGMGKMFGPETESLLFAAARDDHVAQVIVPALDQGTWVLCDRFTDSTRVYQGELGKVDPKLIRAMERVTIGDLKPDLTIILDVPVAIGMERAMKRRGAALPDRFEGESGDFHEKLREAYRRIAENDPQRCALVDANADPKTVAERVWKALRDHLFSVAATRETAKA, encoded by the coding sequence ATGACCGAAGTCCCCAAGGCCCGGAAGCCCGTGCGGGGCCGTTTCATCACTTTCGAAGGCGGCGAAGGCTCCGGCAAGTCCACTCAAATCCAGATGCTGGCGGAACGGCTGAATGCAGCCAAGCTGCGTACCATCACCACGCGCGAACCCGGCGGATCGGCGGGCGCCGAAATCGTTCGGCATCTGCTGCTGTCGGGTATGGGCAAGATGTTCGGCCCTGAGACTGAGTCGTTGCTGTTTGCCGCAGCGCGCGACGATCACGTTGCCCAGGTAATTGTCCCGGCGCTGGATCAGGGAACGTGGGTACTGTGCGACCGCTTCACGGATTCGACGCGCGTGTATCAGGGCGAGTTGGGGAAGGTCGATCCCAAGCTGATCCGGGCGATGGAGCGTGTCACCATCGGCGATCTCAAGCCCGATCTCACCATCATTCTCGACGTTCCGGTCGCGATCGGCATGGAGCGCGCCATGAAGCGGCGAGGAGCCGCGCTTCCGGACCGGTTCGAAGGTGAGAGCGGGGACTTCCACGAGAAGCTGCGCGAGGCCTATCGCCGAATTGCGGAAAACGATCCGCAGCGCTGCGCTCTTGTGGACGCCAATGCCGATCCCAAGACCGTCGCCGAGCGGGTCTGGAAAGCTCTGCGCGATCATCTGTTTTCTGTGGCGGCCACGCGCGAGACCGCCAAGGCATGA
- a CDS encoding D-alanyl-D-alanine carboxypeptidase family protein has translation MAAIQTAPRFRGRPSGRFWRVCAAVLIGCVALGAAQAANNSVQGAKKDDGYDTDAPTAILIEAKSGSILFEKNADELRAPSSMMKLMTAEVVFDAIMKGEIKLNDEFRISENTWRKGGAPSGGSTMFAAINSRVSVDDLLHGALIQSGNDSCMALAEGLSTTEAAFAERMTKRARELGLTRSTFANSNGLPDPGNKMTVRELGMLARHIILTYPDFYKLFNEREFTWNKIRQQNRNPLLTMLEGADGLKTGYTKEGGYGMVGSAVQNGMRLIVVVNGLEDSDDRATEAKKLLEWGFRNFEARTLFAADQTVGYARVFGGESRSVKLASPEPVKVMVQRNGNDKLVARIVYTGPVPAPVQPGQRVGMLKVWRGSNIALELPLVAAEAVATGSTTRRALDGASELVVGLFRAGAEKL, from the coding sequence ATGGCAGCCATTCAAACAGCACCCCGATTTCGCGGGCGTCCGAGCGGGCGGTTTTGGCGTGTCTGTGCTGCGGTCCTGATCGGCTGCGTCGCATTGGGCGCGGCTCAAGCCGCCAACAACAGCGTGCAGGGCGCGAAGAAGGACGATGGCTACGACACCGATGCACCGACAGCGATCCTGATCGAGGCTAAATCCGGCAGCATTCTATTCGAGAAGAATGCAGATGAACTTCGTGCGCCGTCCAGCATGATGAAACTGATGACCGCCGAAGTCGTCTTCGATGCAATCATGAAGGGCGAGATCAAGCTCAACGATGAATTCAGGATCAGCGAGAACACCTGGCGCAAGGGCGGCGCGCCGTCGGGGGGCTCGACCATGTTCGCCGCGATCAACAGCCGAGTCAGCGTCGACGATCTCCTGCACGGCGCGCTGATCCAGAGCGGCAATGACTCCTGCATGGCGCTCGCCGAAGGCCTCTCCACCACTGAGGCAGCCTTCGCAGAGCGGATGACGAAGCGCGCGCGGGAACTTGGCTTGACGAGATCTACCTTTGCCAATTCCAACGGTCTGCCGGACCCCGGCAACAAGATGACCGTGCGTGAACTCGGCATGCTCGCGCGCCACATCATCCTGACTTATCCGGACTTCTACAAACTGTTCAATGAGCGTGAGTTCACCTGGAACAAGATCCGCCAGCAGAACCGCAATCCGCTGCTCACGATGCTGGAAGGCGCCGACGGCCTGAAAACCGGTTACACCAAGGAGGGCGGCTACGGCATGGTCGGTTCCGCCGTGCAGAACGGCATGCGGCTGATCGTGGTGGTCAACGGCCTCGAGGATTCCGACGATCGCGCCACTGAGGCCAAGAAACTGCTGGAATGGGGTTTCCGCAATTTCGAGGCGCGGACGCTGTTCGCTGCAGATCAGACTGTCGGTTACGCGCGGGTGTTCGGCGGCGAAAGCCGTTCCGTCAAACTGGCAAGTCCTGAGCCTGTCAAAGTCATGGTGCAGCGGAACGGCAACGACAAGCTGGTGGCCCGCATTGTCTATACCGGCCCTGTGCCTGCGCCGGTTCAGCCGGGACAACGCGTCGGTATGCTGAAGGTCTGGCGGGGGAGCAACATCGCGTTGGAGTTACCGCTGGTGGCCGCCGAAGCCGTGGCAACCGGATCGACGACCCGCCGTGCGCTCGATGGCGCCAGTGAACTCGTTGTCGGACTTTTCCGCGCCGGCGCAGAGAAACTGTGA